Genomic window (Lycium barbarum isolate Lr01 chromosome 2, ASM1917538v2, whole genome shotgun sequence):
TAATGTAAGTAAATACATTTAATTGCCTAAAATCTGAACCACTAAGATTCAAACCTCCATTAAATGCAAATAAATGAGGTCAGACCGTTAATAAATCTTATTGAATTCCTGCCATAGTATGATTGGGATTTGTATTAACTAATTCACCAGCTATTGCTATTAAGTTTTGATAGTACAGTTATCAATTATTAAACTGGGATTGTATTAACTAATTAACCAGTTACTATGAGTAGGATTGTATTAACTAATTGACCAGTTATCAATTCTTAAATTTTGAGCCCTCTATCTATGTCTTAACTAGCTGAATTGCTAATAATAACTCATTGCATATTGTTTACCCTAAAAAGAGAACAGTTGAATTTATTTGTGGTTTAAAGAATACATGACTTGTTTTGTTataaatgaatgaaataaaacCAATTATAACTATTAAGATCAATCTAATAAGAGATATATGAAATGGCAAAGAAGCAATAATAGAATAATTAGGCCTGGGCTCTGTTGATTCTTGGAGCAAATTCTTTGATGGGTTTCCTCCGATGGAAATATACATGCTTTGGCTCTTAGAAAATGAGAACTATTCCGATGcaaaagaataattaaaatagctaATTGTAAAGACTGAGTTTGAGAGAATGAGTATAAGTAATTGTTATTTGATGCCTTTTCAAGGGCTGTTAGGCTCCTTTTATGGTACAAATACATCAGCTCTTAAGCTGTGATTAAATTCTAATAATGAATACTAAATGCAGCTTTAATTCTGGATTATAACGCTTGCTCCATATCTGGACCGGTCATATAATGTTATTCTCCCATTATTGACCTGGTACAATTTCCTTTGTGGATTTAGTGATTTACTCCGGATGTCTCCGGGATTTCTCACTCGAATTAAATGAGCCAACTTGCAAATTGCAACGTTCCACCTCCTACTGCCACGCGTTCCATTACCATCCTGTCATGTGTCGAGCTGTATCTTGCCATGTATACACATATAGAGGTGTATGTTAATTGCTACTAAGAAGATCTTTTTGACACGGATATTTTCCGATCTCATAGCACCTTGAGAGGAAAAAAATATTGAATTTGAATATTCAGATTGATTGTGCATTTGGCAATGCCACTATTTATGTCATTAGTCATGTAATACTTATTTCTAAGCATCCAACTGAAGTGGACGTAAGACTATTAATTTTAATCCTAATTTTTTGGAGTCAAGTCGATAGAATATTCGACGATAGTATTTATATGACATAAATTTTCTTTGATATATTTCTTTAATTTACTGTTCCATACTAAATTCCTTTGTTCATCAATCAACTGAAGAATCTATTAGTTGTAGCATCACCTGCGACCGAAAAAGTAGCCCCAGGAAACATAACTTAGTTTATGCATTAAAGATTGAAGCTTAGTTTATGCATTAAAGATTGAAGCTTAGTTTATGCATTAAAGATTGACAATTTGCTAAGTAGAAAGATCTATGTCACACTTAGGGATCAAACCTTCGAAATTACTtcaatgagattaattaaaggtACTTTGTTTTTCCTTATTCTGTTGTCCAAGTGAGATTTGAAAATTGGCATAGTGAATGTGAGTCCCAGTATATGTGAGGAAACGAATATGTTGGAACACATATCTACGACAAGATAGGAAATATTATTAGAAGGCTATTAGTAAACATTTTTGGAGAAAATGTTAAACCATAAGTGAAAGTTCATGAGTTGTTCACCTCTTATTGACTTTAACCTTCTTCCGTGATAGAATTCAAAGATGTAATGGATGTTTTCAGTTTCTAAGCATGACTGTTGAAAATTTTTCACTGTTATGCTCTTTCATTTACTATTAAATTTATGAATTATTCTTCCACCTAACTGAACAATACAACGCATTTACGCGGGTCGGTTGTTTGTCATACAACATTAGGTGCTTGTCCACTGAGATTTTTAGATTCTAGATTTGAGAGACCACTAATTCTTAAAAACAGGGCAAAACAGTTAGGACATGAAATATTTGTAACCATAATTGATGTTACTTGTATTCATAATTAAAATGACTAGTTGAAATATCTAAGAAATAAGAAAACTATCAAGCTGAATATTTTCCTTACAAGAATAACAGTTGTAGCTCAAACACTATTTTATTAAATTCAGCTTCACATTAATCATTCACAAAAACTTGTACTTTATTCTTCATGTATAGTTATTTACTCAAAATTTTCGTTTTGAATATCGATACTATTTTCCAAATCGTGTACTACATGGCAAATATAAGAAATTAGAAACATGAAGAGTTTTAACTCTCTAAATATTGACCATATCAATAGATTTCGTAACAAATTAAAGTTTTGGACGAACAAGAGGTGATTATTTCTTATGGTAATCAGAAAGTAAAATATAAAAGGAAATATTTGTGATACTTATTTATTCATCAATTAATTGAACTCGGAAAGAACCATTCTTGATCTTACTCTTCCCAACAAGATGTTTTAACTCCTCAACAGCTGCATTCATATCTTCAACACTTTTAGATTTCAAATTCTTGCCCAAATTCCTCACCTTACACCTCAAATCTTCCGAGGATTCTCCACTTGTAACATCTTTTATAACTCTTGCTATTTCTTCTCTATGAAGGGATCCCTTATCATCCCTCACAACCTCTAAAGCAACTCCAATTTCCACAAGCAACTTAGCATTCATTGGTTGGTCAAGTTGCATGGGAATAGCTATAACCGGAATGCCAAATTCTATGCTTTCAGATATAGAATTCCATCCACAATGACTCACAAATCCTCCGATATTTCGATGAGTTAATATTTTAGCTTGTGGAGCCCATCCTTCGACAACCATCCCTCTATCTCCAACTCTCTCAAGAAAGCCTTGTGGCAAAGCCTCTTCAAGATTTTGGTTTTCACCTTTTGGAAACCTAACAACCCATATGAAATTCACTTGGCTAAGCTCTAATCCAAATGCTATTTCCTCCCTTTCTTCTTTCGATAAGAAACACTCACTCCCAAAAGAGACAAACACAGTTGACAACTCATTTTTATGATCTAGCCATTGCATGATCTCCATGCTTTCCTCTCCAGTACTTGCAACAGGGTCTTGAACTAGTGTACCTATAGGCAAAATTCTCGAGTCAATAATTTTAGATAAATAATCCATATATTTCCCTTCCATTTCTCTACTAGTGCTTATTAGCATGATTCCACCTTGAGGAGTAATCTCCTCTTCAGGTTCATCatcttttttctcattctctGTGTCATTTCTGTCAGCCAATGTTTTACGCGCTCTTGTCAGCTCATAATCGCGTAAATGAAGAGCTGGAAAAGGATATTCGATGTCATGATTCTTATACAAGTGAACGAAATAGGAACACATGGCCGCGCCAGATGTGAAAAATTGAGCTGATGGTATGTTGAGTGAAGAAGCCACTCCAAAAGTCCACAGTTGGATAATATCATAGATTACAATATCGGGTTTTCGAGATTTCAAGATGGTGATAAAGTTAGGTTTGGCCAATTTGAGAGCCTTTTGGAGGGTGGAATTGAGATGGAGAGGAAGTCCATTGGTTGTGTGATAGTGAGGAGGAAGTTGAGGAAATTCTGGTAATTGGAGTTCCACAAGCTGGATTGAAGAAGAATAGCTATGTGGAATTCTTTTTTGAATGAAACTTAGATTAATAGGTGTAGAACAAAGGTCAATCACAAAACCTCTGTCTGAAAGTTTTTTGGCTAGCTCAAGAAATGGTGAGATGTGACCATAGGCCAACCATGGAAACAAGAAAGCCTTCAATTTGGTTTTTTCTGTAcccatgtgtatgtgtgtgtgtgtgaagggatTATTGTGGGGTTTATTAGGAGGGGATAAAGACAATTTAAAAAAGAATAGTAGGCTGAGTTTATTATGCTTTCGTCATTCTTCTAGAAGATTTTCATGTCTGTACAAGGAAAAAGAGGCCAGATCTTAGAATTTGTGCCAAAAAGTCTTTGTTGTAAAAGGATGCTGATTTCATTGCTTAGCCAGTCATGTGAATAGGACGAGCAAAATCCAGCCTTGCACATGATTGCAATGCTAATTTGAGATTAGCCAACGGTTCTTTTTAGAAGAAATGATCTCCTATAGCTGCTTATAAATTGAATAGAAATTAATTTTTCAGATCTCTTACATGcaagaataaaaagaaaattatttGTAAAGGagctaaaataaaaataaatttataaagAACTATAAAATCATCCTTAAGGAAAATGAAACAAACTGATGAATGATGATACAAACGCAAAAGGATCTGCGAATTTAAGTTAgggattttaaaatattaatgtaTTTCATATGATAATAAGCATGTTTATAATACATAAATATCTAATTACTTAAGGAATCAAATATCTATGTTCGTTATATATGTTCCCTAGTGTAACTCGTACAAGCACATTTATGAAACTTTGAAAACCTGTATGCATATCCCCTAGGCTAATATTACAAGAAATTCATAAATTTTGAAGACTGATCATTGATCCACAAATTATGACATGGTATTAGAGCATATGAGACTCGATTCAAAGTTTATGTAGTTGTATATTGATCCCTCGTTGATAAGAaaacacaaattgcttccgcTAAGTTTGGAAATCTTGGAATCACATTTCAGTTACAAGAATGGGAACTACTAATACACAGACAAATGCAACTGTGCAGAATGGTTTGAATTCATCTCAAAAACCCAGTAATGGAACTGGATCTACGACTCAaatgataaaaaaattattaaatattaCTTATTTTTGAGGTAAATATTACTTTATCACCTTTTGTAATTTGGTGTAGTCTTTTATCACCTTAATTAGCTCGGGCAGAATTTTTTACCAAAGTAAGCTATTATTTGAGCCAATTCTCCAAAATAATACGTTTTTTTGAAAGTTAACCGAACTAGCATAAACGTATTCCTGAGTAACGAATTaggtattattttattcaaaaattccAACGGACAAAAAAGTCACCGGTTAACAGCGTTAAAATATAATTCGTTACTGTCAATAACGTATTATGGCTAATACGTTACTGACAgtaacaaatttagaaatttTAGGTACAAACAATCTTTCTATGAAATCTGACATTGATTGATCCTAAAGTCGTAACCCGCAATTACGACTTCAGCAtaaaacgtaactgacagtaACGTTTCTTCTGAAACTAGGCACGCGCAATCTCTTGCAGAGAAtcctcactacaagaaagtaaagATACGACGACATTTATTTAGtgacatttgaaataaatgtcgGGGAAAAAGGAATTTCTCGACATTTATGAAAAAATGTCATAAAAATAATGACATGTGATGTAAAATGTCGTAAATATAGTGACATTTGACGAAAAATGTCACTAAAATAATGACATTTGGCATAAAATATAGCTAAACAACGATTTTTGGCGTAAAATGTCGAAAATATTAtgacatttatttcaaatgtcaTATTATTAGTCGCTAATTACTGACTTTTACACCTAATGTTGGAAATCTAAATCTTTTTAAATTATGTCATCACTCTTTATATTTAATTCTAGGGAAAGAATTAGTGGATGCATaaagtagtaattatatatatatatatatatatatatatatatatatatatatatatatatatatatatatatatatatatatatatatatatatatatat
Coding sequences:
- the LOC132627364 gene encoding beta-D-glucosyl crocetin beta-1,6-glucosyltransferase-like translates to MGTEKTKLKAFLFPWLAYGHISPFLELAKKLSDRGFVIDLCSTPINLSFIQKRIPHSYSSSIQLVELQLPEFPQLPPHYHTTNGLPLHLNSTLQKALKLAKPNFITILKSRKPDIVIYDIIQLWTFGVASSLNIPSAQFFTSGAAMCSYFVHLYKNHDIEYPFPALHLRDYELTRARKTLADRNDTENEKKDDEPEEEITPQGGIMLISTSREMEGKYMDYLSKIIDSRILPIGTLVQDPVASTGEESMEIMQWLDHKNELSTVFVSFGSECFLSKEEREEIAFGLELSQVNFIWVVRFPKGENQNLEEALPQGFLERVGDRGMVVEGWAPQAKILTHRNIGGFVSHCGWNSISESIEFGIPVIAIPMQLDQPMNAKLLVEIGVALEVVRDDKGSLHREEIARVIKDVTSGESSEDLRCKVRNLGKNLKSKSVEDMNAAVEELKHLVGKSKIKNGSFRVQLIDE